The genomic stretch CTCTGATTTGTAATTGACCAATTTAGTAACTAGTGTTTGCACCTGTGAGTCATCATCAGTGCAGCCAATTGATCATTTCGCTTCAGGATTTTGAAGGACAATGCTGTCCGCATGAACACAAGAGACTTTAGTTATGAAGACTGTGCCAAATGTGGCGAATTGTGTGCGGtggatttgaaaataaaaagtgtgattTAGAATTGGCATATGAGTGAAAAGCGGAAAATGAgcctggatttttttttgaaaactggTTTCAAGGGTTTATGATGTGGGTGTTAGGTTTCGTCATTGTGTGTTGGAGGTTCAGGTTTTAGCGTGttcagacagaaaatgtattgacaTACTTGTGAAACAACCAATACCGATACTTGTGGGTTTATGCTATAGCTTTCACCGTTTCCAGTTTAGGTGCTAAGCAACGGGCTGCGGTCTGTATATTGAGCGTACAGACATGAGCGTGGTATTGATCTTTTCATCTAAGTTTCAGCTATGAGAATATATTCACCAAAACATCAATATTACCaattgtagtttttcttttagcattttATGCTCAGAAATCTGCCCCTTATGATCAGATAAATGATCAAGAAAGAAATCTCTGCACCAGTAGAATTAGCTGATCAGAATATAGACGTGCGACAGTTTTTTCTTGCTGTTGTCTGCCCTTAACTACATTGATCAGTATCGGTAATTGATATGCAGACCTGTGCTTGTCAGATCAATCTAAGCAGTGATGTCCGTCCTCCATTAGGGTGTGAAACAGTCAATCATGCATGTCAGCTCTCTGTCTATAAGTCATTCTCCCCTCCATTActgctgtgctttgtgtgtatAGCCGCAGAGCGTTTGTTTCTCGGTCttttgcacacatacacatgctgcACCTCCTTGAACGCATTTATGAGAGCTTTACTCACTCTGCTCATCCCCATCGACGAGTCTAAATTTACTGCCTCAATCTCCTAACTAGACACAGTGTATATCCACAACTAAATATGTCGCTGCTGAAGGCCCAAACAGCACTCATTCATATCGACTACACTCGCAGGGTAACCCATTGTGTGTCCATTTGCATGGATAGCTGTAGATTTATCTGTAATGTAGGCCATAGAGCCGACTTGTGTATGGACGTGTATGGAGATTTACTCCTGTTTTAACCCCAGGGTTAGCCATCAGTATTGATTGGAACAGACTTAGCCTGATTTTAATCCCTGCTTGGCCCAAGACTATCGATCAAAGTGCTGAGCTTTCAAGTGGGTTTAACAACCTATACCTGCCCCTCCTCTCGCCCCTCGCTCTCCTGTTTCTGATGTGCTCTTTTCTACTTTGGTAGAAAAGAGAGAGGCTTGTTATTTCACCCCAAAGCAGAAGTGACACATGGTGTTAAGCTCACACCCACGAGCCCACACACTCCTCTACCAATACACCCCTTCAACACCAAGCCATTACAGCAGGATGTGACAGCAAGCTGCCTGTAAAATATGACTGCACTCATGCTTTTCCTATCTGGAGTTTGTGTTGGACATTATAAAGCAGAAGATGAGATGAATCTGTGCACCGCGACAGCAATGTCACGGTAAAAATACCTGCTGATGAATTATGACCACTCACCTAGAGGTAGGAGCCTCCCTTTATGTCTTTATGGGTTCTCTGAAGACAGTTATATGGGACAACATGGGAAGTCTTATAGGAGTCCTGGTGCCTTGGGAGTTGGGGAGTGTTGTGAATTTATAGTTCTACAGAATGGTCACCACTTTGATTGGTCCAGCACAGTATGCCAGAGATCCTGagcttttaaagtgtgtgtgtgtgtgtgtgtgtgtgtgtgtgtgtgtgtgtgtgtgtgtgtgtgtgtgtgtgtgcaatgcatAGCCAGTCCTATGCAGAAATACAAATTTGAGTGCATTTCTGCTTGTGAAaagatttgtcattttgtgtttatagtgtgtgtgtgtgtgtgtgtgtgtgtgtgtgtgtgtgtgtgtgtgtgtgtgtgtgtgtgtgtgtgtgtgtgtgtgtgtgtgtgtatgtgtgtgtgtgtttgtgtttgtgtgtgtgagggatgGTTACGGTGCTTGGCGTTTCTCCTCCATTTGTCCTCCCAGAGGCAGATCAGGCGAAGGGGAAATAAATTGGAGAAAGAGAATAAATCAATGCTAAACTGAGCACCAGCGAGACCTCCTAACCCtgaaactgacacacacacacacacacacacactcacacacacactcacgcaatGTGAAACGTGTCCAGGAAAGATAGTGTCCACATATCCATAAAAACCTTAGCACACACAAGctaaaagaggagagagaaagaaagggttGTTAGTTTCTGAGCTGGTGTGTATTACACTTACtaacattatatttaaaaactatACAAGAGACATGCACATCCCTAGTGCCCAATAAGATGGGTGATGGATTAAAGTAATATCATAGAACACAAATAGATCTGCACACCAAATAGCTGTAGTTAGAATGATTTGAATGCTCTTAGTTGTGACATTTTGACTCCACGCCTCTTCTTCTGagttttttgattgttttctaCTGCACTCACTGACTccatttacagtacacacacttCAACCATCACTACCACCTCAACTTCAACAGAGATTATAACTGTGCCCAGCCTCTACCCATCTATTGACACATCTTATTTTTACTCTTGACATTTCAACtgcttttactccttacatacCAAGTGACACTTCAACTATTCACAGTCCACTATCCTTGGTGCTTTAAAGGCCGTGTTGCAGGTTTACCACAACTGTTGATTATTGTGTACAAAAAGCGCTGAAGATATGTATAtcagttttaaaaaggtctcCAAAATGGCtgattttttgtcattttgggtAATCACAGATTTTAAGCTCAATTCGTTGATTACGTCATGTTGGGGAGAGTAGCCTCCGCCTGACAGGTTTACTCCTCATGCTTTCGGTGCTCAAAGACTTAtagatttgaaattaaaatgtcaaccTCAACACATCAACTGACATTTCAACTGGTTTTACTACTGACACACCAACACAGCTATTCACAGTGCACTTAAACTACTGTACATCTGGCACTTAAAGTCCTGTTATAATTTGaactgcttttatttctttttaactgctTTCACTGCTAAAtccaaatttaaatttaaaatgctttcagTAGTTACACTTTGAAAAGCCACTTCAAACCCTTTCAGTGCTTCAACTTCAGCTGACACTTAAAGcactttaaaggaacacgccaccgaTGGTTGAAACATGGTTCATCACGGTTTCCCCTAGCTGAAGATAGGTGGGAcaacgcattttttgtctcatgcattgttttagtccggtgcaacactAGCAGAgccgccgctagttagcttagcgtagtgaatggaatcctatgttgccggttaggaTGTTGGGAGTAAAAGTGAGTCAACAAAAGTGagtcatcaaaaaaagtcaatatcTGCCAAGGACATCATCTAGTCTTAATCGGCATAGATAATTGTACTTGTTGTGATGAGGCATGCCACAGGAATTAATAAggttgatgttgttttgttgttgactcacttttactcacaacatgctaaccggcaacataggattccattcactacgctaagctaactagcggcagAGCTGTcggtgttgcaccggactaaaacaaaaagtgcgttggcccacctatctacagctggGGGAGACCGTGATAAACCATTTTTCAACAAATGGTGGCCACTCTTGTTCAACATCTCAGATACAAACAATTgacatgttaagacattttacacGTTACCTGAAATAGTATTTGCGCCTGCAGTTTTCAGCAGAAGCAAGGACAATTAAATTAGGCTTTTCTAGCATGTCTTTAGGATTTTCTCACacaactctctttctctctctctctctctctctctctctctttctctctctcaaacacgtACAGTAACAAATGTGCTGCAGTGTACATGAAATCAGAAGAAATCTGTTTTCTGACTGCAAAACCAAAAGACAGAGCACCAAAACAGGTCTTCCTGACGTCGTTTTTTACAGACACAAACTGCACTGTATCGAGCTGAGGCTACAGATGGAGCTGAGCACTGGCAGTTGGGGGGGCAGAAGGAGTGTATAGATTGGGATTATGGGGGTTCATTGGGGAAAGGCTCTTCAGTGTGTTTTCTATTCAACCTGAGTCCTCTAAGACCTCCTCATCTCTTCTGAGAGCAGCAAGCTGAGATCTGATCTAATACCGAGTGCCACAtgcaagtgtgtttgtgagcaaGACACAACACTTTGATGAGAGCCTgctgggaatgtgtgtgtggtgtgtgtgtgtgtgtgtgtgtgtgtgtgtgtgtgtgtgtgtgtttgggcttATGTTTAAGGGTAGTAGAGTCcagggtttatttttttcagtgtgtgtgcactctCCCTCATCCCTGAAGGGCTGTTTGGGGTATTCTGTGCAGGTTTGTCTCAGGGGGGAGGTGAGTTCTTGGGGTCTTGCATTCAGATGTAATTAGCCCAGACAATGGTCTGGTTAAAGCTGGAATCCTTCGAGCCCCCTCTCCCTTTGATTGTGTGGGCCAGCTGTGGAGGAATGGCCATTATCTTGCTGTGTCCGGCAGCATAAAGAAGCCCCCCTGCCCCAGTTACCCTCGCAATAGGATTCCCATAGGGGGAGGGACATGGGCCGGTCAAAAACTGGTCTGGATAAAGTGAAAGCAACCGGAATTCTGTGTCATTTACAAACATTCACTCACATAAACGGCTTCACCTCACACTTGAACCATTCCTTCTTAAACTAATGTGGGAGAGCGAGTGGAACTCTTTACACAAGAGCAAAAAAGTGGCTTTTCATATGTGGATCTGAAGTGAATACAGTCTTGGTGCTGCGCTTCTAAACCAGAAAGAAATCACACCAAAAATCAACATATGAAATGCCACAGATGCCTTTATTTTATAGGTGTATCCAATGTgcgtttgtatgtgtgtgtgtgtgtgtgtgtgtgtgtgtgtgtgtgtgtgtgcgtgtgtgtttgttttggttccGTCTGTGTGCATTTCAATCATAAATGTCTCATAGAGAGTTCTGCCTGCGCGTGGGGACACTTAGGCCCATTAGACTTGCGAAGAAATTGAATCTTTACAGCACTGGGGCCATATAATTACTGTTAATTTAACGCTCAGATTCTTCATCATTAACTCTCACTCTTGAATACAGAACGAGGGACATGGAAACAGACAGCATGCGTGTGGAACCGTTACATGTGTTGACAGCATACCCGGCCCTTTGACTGAATTAACAGCGACCTCTTTGTCTTGTAAGAACAGGACTCGCATCTTTTATGCGTTATTAGGTCCTGTAATTGGGCAGCCAGTAGTTTGCATATTAGTCTATTAAGGTAATATGTTTTGCGACTCTCAACACACGGCTTGCCAGAGCCCCTGGCGACACATTAGGTAATTCTCAGAATTACACCCTAATCATAAACCAGTGTTCTTTCGATCCCTATAATTCAATGTGcctcagtttatttttttgcatgcaaAGCTTGATTACATTCAAAGTATTTATCAATTAACCTATCTTTTCCATGGGATTGTGCTATGGTCTTTAATTTACACGATCAGGTGGATTTTTTATCGTCTGTATGCACTGAGTGTAGCTATCACTTTAAATTTGCAAAAGAAATGTGCACATATTTGCATTGGTGCATTGGTTTGAAGGTGAAACTTGCTTCTTTTATTTCCCTTTGAGGTTCCTTTAACCTCTTAATAGCTGTTATGTGTTACAGCCAGTGTCCCACTTTGAGCCAATAAAATCCCATCTCCTAAATACCAGTAGTTGCCAAAGTAGGTCCAGGGACCCCCCAGGGGTCTAAGAGGGTTTCAGGGGGGCTCAGCAGAATGAGGATTAGTTTAATTTCAATATTGTTGCATTCATTTAAAGATAGGGCCAGCAGATAAATGTTCAGTAACCAACTCCactgtttattttcttcccaACAGAGCCAAAGGACAAAACTGTACTATCACAGTCCACACCTTCATGGTCCTGTGTTGCAATGATACTAAGTAaggaagtaagtaagtaatacCACTGTGTATTGAAAATACTCATTAAACAAAGCTGTTTAAAAGTTTGGAATGAATATATCttgctgaaatgttattttagatTCATTATCAACTAGCCAATTGTAATTTTGCAGCTGGTCACAGTGAAGCTAATTGTTGCTACGGCATAGCTTAATAGAAgaaaatgcatcatattttataggGTCATAATTTGTACCCTGTGTACCAgcttaatctgcaaagtaagTTGTAGCTACATGTAGCTGTCAAGTACatgtagtggaataaaaaaaacaatatttggctGTGAAATGTAATGAATCAGGAGAATGAAgtagaataaaatagaaatactcgAGGAAAGTGTACACCTATAAAATGTACTTGCATGAGTGCTTTTTTCCACGCTGTATGAGGCAGATGTTCGGGATCCCTTGTTACAGGGAAGAGGTGCTTTTTCCTCTTCAAAATGTTGTGTGGGGGTTCTGGGTTCGATTCCAACTGCGATACATGAACcaacgtgtccctgagcaagaccctgaacccctttgctccagaggcgtgcgacCTCTGATAAACCACTTTAGCAACTGCAAGTCGCTTCCGAAAAAAAGCGTgggctaaatgacatgtaatgtaatgtcttgtaaaaaataaaaaaaagtcaagagctgttttttttttcttgcaggaGATTTGGGAAACCGTACCTCGCGTGCCACTGGGTGTGCATCCCTCTCTAAGTTTACCCAGCAAGTAGAAGGGGGCACGTTTGGGGCAGCGGAGCCAGAGAGATCCATTCTCGCAGCCTCCTCTCTTTGGCCTCGAGCTGCCCTCTCcgctcgcccccccccccccattattTGTCCCGACGGCCGAGCGCGCGGCCCCAATGAGCCCTTTGGAACGGAACGGAACGAAAAGAAGGAGCGAATTGCAGCTGTGACGTGGGCGTTGTTGTTCCATTCACCGAGTTCACCATGGCAACGGGGCAGAGGCCCAGGAAGCACGCAGCCCCTCTCTTTGGACAGCATCCTGAGGGCAGAGAGGCAGCTGGAAGTTTCTCCTCCTGATCACTGCTTACTGTTTCATGGCGCAAACGATACCAAATATTCGACTTCAGACGCATGACAATTTGAGTTAAGGTTTGGCAGTTTCTGAGTATTTGGACAAAGAAAGTTATAGCTGTGAGCGCATACATGTGTTCACTCCTACATCAATTAACGTCCAATTTGCATAGCTTCATGCAACTTTTACCAACTGGTTTCACGCACGAGACCAATAAACGTGACCCACTGGCCCAGATCAATGTTAATAAGGAACTTTCAAAATGAATAGGcctactttttttctttttctccagctAAGTCTTTTCTGTGTTTACACTCTTCGGCTCCATCTCCCTCCACATTGTACTCATGCATGCTGCAGGACTGCTTGTATTGTTGGGCAGAGTGATTGGGGTTTCTGTACAATCTCCCGTGACCAATGAGCGGGGTGCTGTCAGGGGTAACCACATCTGTCAACCGTTCTTGGCCAATAAAGAGCGGAGCGAGGCGGACCACAGGTGCGCGCCTCTGCGTCCCCTTGGCACAGCGCCCGGGAGATGCTGGAGAGAGACGCCTAGCTGCCCCGTGGCGCAAAAGAGTTCCTGTCAAAGGCAGCCTCCTTTTAACTCCAGCTATCACTCTGGCTCCGATAGTTATGGCGACCGCAACATCCAACCACTACAGCGTCCTCACCACCCCCAGCAGCGCGCCGCCGCCACACTCGGAGTCCGGGAGCATGCAGCAGGCGGCAGCGTACAGGGACGCGCACACCCTGCTCCAGAACGACTACAGCACGTTACCGGGCGGTGGACATCCGCTCAGCCACGCGCACCAGTGGATAACGGCGCTGTCTCACGGTGACAGCGGGGCGCCCTGGCCATCTAGTCCCCTCGGAGAACAGGACGTGAAGCCCGTACTTCACGACAGTGACCGAGAGGAGCTGCAGAACTCCAGCAGtctgcagcaacagcagcagcaacagcgaCACCCTCACCTAGCGCACCAGCAGGCGCATCACGACGCCAGAGCATGGCGAACCAGCACAGCCACCACGCACATCCCCGGTATGGCGACATCTGAGGGCCAGAGCCTGGTGTATTCCCAATCCGGCTTCGGTCTGATGCCAGGGGCAGAGCAAGGGGGGATGCACCACCACCCCCTGCGGGACGAGGACCACCACAGCCACAGCCCGCACCTCAGTGAACACGGAGGCGGCCCTGGGGCCCACCAGCAGTCTCTGTCACATCACCAGCACGGCCAGGACCACTCAGACGAGGACACGCCGACCTCCGACGAGTTGGAGCAGTTCGCCAAGCAGTTCAAACAGCGACGCATCAAGCTGGGCTTCACCCAGGCGGACGTTGGACTGGCTCTTGGGACGCTGTACGGAAACGTCTTTTCTCAGACCACCATTTGCAGGTTCGAGGCGCTTCAGCTCAGCTTCAAAAATATGTGTAAACTCAAGCCCTTGTTGAACAAGTGGCTGGAGGAGGCGGACTCCACCTCGGGTAGCCCCACTAGTCTGGATAAAATCGCGGCACagggaaggaaaaggaaaaagaggacCTCCATCGAAGTGGGCGTCAAAGGAGCTCTGGAGAGCCATTTTCTCAAATGTCCAAAACCAGGAGCAGCGGAGATAAACTCTCTAGCGGACAGTCTGCAGCTGGAGAAGGAGGTGGTGAGGGTTTGGTTTTGTAACAGGCGGcagaaggagaagaggatgaCACCCGCTGGGGGACAGATACCAGGAGGAGAGGACATGTACGGGGACACCCCTCCTCATCACGGAGGACAAACTCCTGTGCAGTGACCCCAGTCCGTTATTCTTATTCTGAGCAAGACACGGACCCCTAAAGGAGGACCTAATGCCTCCTTATGTGTTTGCTTCTCTGTGCTGGACCGCTCGGAACTGGACCTCGGCCAGTTTAAACGTTGGACCCACGGACACACACAGCCGGGATATACAGTGGCACTCAAGCACTAAAATTACGCATAGCAGACAGCTGAATGGAGAGGTTTCACGCCGCGGAACTGCCAAGCATACGGCTGGTGTGTGctaaccaaaaaaagaaaaaaaagaaaacagcgaCATTGATACGAAATGCTTTTCTTTACCTTCTACCGAGGCGCTAATGTGTCGTTATGTAATGTGTCATTAAAGAAAGACGGAGTCGGATGTGGGCACAATGTGTCCGCGGGAGCGGGGGGTtggggtgtaaaaaaaaaaaaagcttcggGCTCGATGATAAGTCGCAGTCAGTGTGGGTAAATAAACGCCATCTTTCCATCATAACAAAAGCAACAGGGGCTCTGCGCTCGTGGCAAGATAGGGCTGAAATGGCAGACACCTGCTGTACAATGTTCAACAGCCAGGCCGATACCAGCCAACtgattcttttattattattattattattattattattattattattattattattattattattattattattattattattattattattattatctttattattactattatttttttattttttttatttttacaattctGATTTATATTGAATGTGATGTAATGATTGCAGTGTCAACTGCATccaaaatttattttattttgaaatgtcttaaCTTGGTTTACGTGCTTTTACATTCaggcaataataataataataataataataataataacaataataataataatgttattaataatattaagaataataatGCTACGACATACTGAGTATTGGCTTTTGTTGCTGTGCAGACATGTCTGTGCGCCTGTTTACAGtctgtttttgctgtttgttaTTTCTGTACTTTTCCAAAATGCTGTGATGAGAAAGACCGAGA from Etheostoma cragini isolate CJK2018 chromosome 18, CSU_Ecrag_1.0, whole genome shotgun sequence encodes the following:
- the pou3f2a gene encoding POU domain, class 3, transcription factor 2a, with amino-acid sequence MSGVLSGVTTSVNRSWPIKSGARRTTGARLCVPLAQRPGDAGERRLAAPWRKRVPVKGSLLLTPAITLAPIVMATATSNHYSVLTTPSSAPPPHSESGSMQQAAAYRDAHTLLQNDYSTLPGGGHPLSHAHQWITALSHGDSGAPWPSSPLGEQDVKPVLHDSDREELQNSSSLQQQQQQQRHPHLAHQQAHHDARAWRTSTATTHIPGMATSEGQSLVYSQSGFGLMPGAEQGGMHHHPLRDEDHHSHSPHLSEHGGGPGAHQQSLSHHQHGQDHSDEDTPTSDELEQFAKQFKQRRIKLGFTQADVGLALGTLYGNVFSQTTICRFEALQLSFKNMCKLKPLLNKWLEEADSTSGSPTSLDKIAAQGRKRKKRTSIEVGVKGALESHFLKCPKPGAAEINSLADSLQLEKEVVRVWFCNRRQKEKRMTPAGGQIPGGEDMYGDTPPHHGGQTPVQ